The genomic window AGGAAAACGGCAAGTGGATGGTGTATGAAGCTGTACAGCCCGTGCGCAAAATACCGGTTGAGCAATGGACCGCCAACGGACAAAACGGCTTTTACATCGTGCGCCGCCTCAAAAATGCCGATTCGTTGCTTACCGATACAAACGTAAAAGCCATGAAAGCCGCCGCCACCCAACGCCTCGGCCGCGATTACGATATTTATTTCAGCTGGGACGAAGAGCGCATGTATTGCTCCGAATTAGTGTGGAAAGTGTATCAGGAAGGTGCAAACGTGGAAGTGGGCACACGCAAACGCATGAAGGATTATGACCTTACTTCGCCCGTAGTGAAGAAAATTATGCGGCAGCGCTACGGCAACAAACCGCCGCTGAATGAGTACATGATTTCGCCGCAGGATGTGTTTGAGAGTGAATTGCTGGTGACGGTGAAAGAAGTGGGGAAGTTGTAACCGTCAAAGTCCGTTTGAACTGACAGCTTATTCCTCTTACTATTGAATTATTTCTTGATTTTCGAAATGGTTTTGCCTGCGGATTTTGAAGGCTTATCCATATCTTTTATAGAAAAATTAATGGCTTCCATAATAAGGGCCTTTACTTTTTCATTCCTGTAATCACCTTTTTTTTTCACATCAATATGCCGGATTAAATTACCCGTTCCGGTAAGTAATTTATGAGGGTCCTTCAGTAAAGTTCCTTTGTTGAATCCGAGATTGAGGTGGTTGGTGTAAATCGGCAGCATGCAAAACGCATCCGAGAGTTTTTCTGAAACAGAAAAAACAGCAGTGAGCGCATGGGTATGATAAAGAAGCTCATTGCTTTCGGGATGCAATTCTAAAATGTACTGTCTTAGATCGCAGAACAGATCAATAAGCGACTCATCCTTTTGTTTGAGCAGGTGCTGAAAATCGGGGTGGATTTCTCTGCTGCTTTTCATCGTACAGGCTTTTCATATTGCATTGCACATACAAGATTTCCTTCTGTATCCAAAAACTTAACAATCCAGCCTACATAAGGTATTGCGGTTTTGGGCATCACTATTTGTCCCCCGCAACCAATCACCTTTTCAATAATTTCATCCATATTTTCCACCGCGATGGTACATTCAAAGCCAATTACTTTTTCCTGCACGGGTGAATATGTTCTGGCTTGAAGTGCTCCGATCAATTCGCCATGTGCTGATTTATCGGCTTTGATTTGCAGAAAATCACGCTGTCCGTATGAATTAAAGCCCCAGTCAAAGACGCCTTCATAGAACGATCTGGCCCGTTCAATATCATCGATATGTATGGCAAAATGAGCTAATTTGTTTGACATGTGAATGACGTATTGAGTGTATAAAGATTGTCCGATCTAGGAATTTCCATCAGGCAAACCCGATGGAATCAAAACGGATACAAGTAAATATAGAAAATTGAACCTATGCAGAATAAATAAAATCTTTCGGGATGAACAGAGATCATAATCCCGAATAGTATCTCCGGGCGTATGATTGAAACAACAAGCGCTATTTGTATCTGAAATAATATATCTGGTTACCGGTAAGGCCGCACCTGCTTAAAATACAACACCTCGCCATCAAACTTAAATTCAATATCCCACACCGCATTTTTGTCGGTGTAAAACTCCTGCACGGCTGCCACGCTTTGCCGGAGTTTCAGTAACTGCGCATAGCTGAGCAGCGGGCCTTGCGGATGCAGGCTGCTGAAGCAAATGTATTTTGCGCTTACTTTATCGCTGAGCGGATTCATGTATTTGTTTTCGACAAGGATGAACTGCTCACATTGCACACTGTCGGGCGGGCTTACGGTAGATACATCGCCGAGTTGTGCGTTTACAACTATGCCGGGATAATCTTTGCGGTATATGTTTTTGGTGATGATGACACCGTTTACTTCTTCATCGGGAAAATTGCGGTGTGCAAGAATGCTCATGGCGGCGGTGCTTTCGTCGATACCGGCGAAGCGGCGTTCCTGATAGGCGCGGTAGTTGTACATTCCGGCCCACACTTTCAGGATGGCTTTATCAAGCGGCTTTTTTGCGTTGCCGGGCTGGCCGGTTTTGCTTTCGTAGAGGCCGGCACCGCTGAAACTGGCAAGATCTTCGGCATTGCTGCTGCTGCGGAAACGGTAGCTGCTGCCGCAATTGTTTTTACGTATTTGCAGTTCCACATCGCGCAGCAAGGCAGGCGAAACGGGAGTGCGTAAAATGGCTTCGCGGATTTGCCTGAGCAGCTCATTCATTTTTTCGGTTTCGTTGAGCGGACAGGCTTCAAGTTGGATCAGCAGAGGTGCTACGTTGGCGTTTTGCAGATGCTGGCGGTAGAAGTAAAACGGAATTACAAACGCGCCCTGCGGAATCTGAAACAGGCCTTTGTGCGTTTCTGCGATGCGCTGCAAATCGCTGAGTCCTTTTGCTTTGGTGCCGATATCAGCATTACTCAGGCTGCTGCACTGTGCAAGCGGAATGAGTTTTTGCAGCGAAGTGTGAAGAGGCAAAGCTATTTTCTTTGGCAGTGTGCCTAATGTGTTGCCGGGCAAAGCAGGCGTAATCCAGAGCGAATCAGGCGTAACGTTAAGCTGCACATACTGCCCGTTAAGTTTTTCAAAACGCGCATCGCTGAACACATTCTGCAAATAAGCTGAAGGCATATTCTTATTGTGACTCAGCACCTGAATATGACTGAGCGGCGTTTGAAAACAATCGCTGACTACCGCTTTGCACAACGGAATTTCAGCTGGTGAACCTTTTACCACCAGAATATCATCGGGCAACACAGAAAGGAATTGCGCCTTCAGATCGTTGCAAAGCACAAGCCGCCCGGTACAACTGCCCGGCTGAATAAGCTGGTAGCTGAGTCCGGCATTGAGCGCATTGGGCGTAAGCGTGCGTATAGAAGGATGGGATGAAAAATAGCTGTGCGTAGTGTTGCTGTTAAGCAGTAAATAAAGATTATCCGCAAACAATTTACTCGCACTCACCTTGCGGTACA from Bacteroidota bacterium includes these protein-coding regions:
- a CDS encoding DUF1801 domain-containing protein produces the protein MKSSREIHPDFQHLLKQKDESLIDLFCDLRQYILELHPESNELLYHTHALTAVFSVSEKLSDAFCMLPIYTNHLNLGFNKGTLLKDPHKLLTGTGNLIRHIDVKKKGDYRNEKVKALIMEAINFSIKDMDKPSKSAGKTISKIKK
- a CDS encoding VOC family protein; this translates as MSNKLAHFAIHIDDIERARSFYEGVFDWGFNSYGQRDFLQIKADKSAHGELIGALQARTYSPVQEKVIGFECTIAVENMDEIIEKVIGCGGQIVMPKTAIPYVGWIVKFLDTEGNLVCAMQYEKPVR
- a CDS encoding YiiX family permuted papain-like enzyme is translated as MKKGFWFLLLSLTALGLFAFQLQRSIQVSSIEKKAAVTDSNYHNGDLIFQSSNSGQSAAIQLATHSIYTHCGILFQENGKWMVYEAVQPVRKIPVEQWTANGQNGFYIVRRLKNADSLLTDTNVKAMKAAATQRLGRDYDIYFSWDEERMYCSELVWKVYQEGANVEVGTRKRMKDYDLTSPVVKKIMRQRYGNKPPLNEYMISPQDVFESELLVTVKEVGKL